A genomic stretch from Chryseobacterium sp. SNU WT5 includes:
- the mscL gene encoding large conductance mechanosensitive channel protein MscL produces the protein MGIVQEFKDFAFKGNVMDLAVGVIIGAAFGKIVSSLVEDVITPLLLNPALKAAGAEDIAKLSWNGVMYGNFLSAVISFLCIAIVLFWLIKGANKMQKPAPEAAPAGPSQEELLMEIRDLLKTK, from the coding sequence ATGGGAATTGTACAAGAGTTTAAAGACTTTGCATTTAAAGGAAATGTAATGGATCTAGCAGTAGGGGTGATTATTGGTGCAGCTTTTGGTAAAATAGTATCATCGCTAGTTGAAGATGTCATAACTCCACTATTATTAAATCCAGCCTTAAAAGCTGCAGGTGCAGAAGATATTGCGAAACTAAGTTGGAATGGTGTTATGTATGGAAACTTTTTATCTGCCGTCATCAGCTTTTTATGTATTGCAATTGTCCTATTCTGGTTGATCAAAGGTGCAAACAAAATGCAGAAACCTGCTCCCGAAGCTGCTCCAGCTGGACCATCTCAGGAAGAATTATTAATGGAAATTAGAGATCTACTGAAAACTAAATAA
- a CDS encoding NAD(P)H-hydrate dehydratase: protein MKLFSAQQIKQWDEYTVEHQLISSLALMERAAISCVDWLIQRFRKNETFVLFCGNGNNGGDGFAIARLLYEKGYNVDVFCDQQLPFSKDAAANFKKCKSISAIALHAFSAVTRFCFDKNTVLVDALLGTGLNRNVEGELAKLITFINNEDLIKVSIDLPSGLRADEMTCENAVIFQADDTLTFQSWKKSLLHPETGCYAGNVHLLDIKLDQNFLLSENTNEFSIDEQLIKGIYKPRKEFSHKGTYGKTTIIAGSFGKIGAAIFATKAAMKSGSGLTFILAPKCGYEILQSNCPEAMFVPGGQNDITAFPIERDSVVGIGSGMGTHDKTEIAFLKFLKNGIKPLVLDADALNILAKNPSYLSFIPENSIITPHPKEFERLFGKTKNSFERLILAREKALALKIFIVLKDHHTQIITPGKQIFYNSTGNSGMAKGGSGDALLGIITSLLAQNYSSEDAAIFGVWLHGKAGDFAAAKYSKEAMLPTDLIDQLGNVFKFLA, encoded by the coding sequence ATGAAACTCTTTTCCGCACAACAGATCAAACAGTGGGACGAATATACCGTCGAACATCAACTAATTTCGTCTTTAGCTTTAATGGAACGTGCTGCTATTTCCTGCGTGGATTGGTTGATTCAGAGATTTAGAAAAAATGAAACTTTCGTATTATTCTGTGGGAATGGAAATAATGGCGGAGATGGTTTTGCTATTGCAAGATTATTATATGAAAAAGGATATAATGTTGACGTGTTTTGTGATCAACAATTACCATTTTCGAAAGATGCTGCGGCTAATTTTAAAAAATGCAAATCAATTTCTGCAATTGCTTTACATGCTTTTTCAGCGGTTACTAGGTTTTGCTTTGATAAAAATACAGTGTTGGTTGATGCGCTGTTAGGGACTGGACTGAATAGAAATGTAGAAGGTGAACTTGCCAAATTGATCACTTTTATAAATAATGAAGATCTGATAAAAGTTTCTATCGATTTACCTTCCGGATTAAGAGCTGATGAAATGACTTGTGAAAATGCAGTGATTTTTCAAGCAGATGATACTTTAACTTTTCAGAGTTGGAAGAAATCCTTGCTTCATCCAGAAACCGGATGCTATGCTGGGAATGTTCATTTGCTTGATATTAAGTTGGATCAAAATTTTCTTTTATCAGAAAACACGAATGAGTTTAGTATTGATGAACAGCTTATAAAAGGTATTTACAAACCACGAAAAGAATTCTCTCACAAAGGAACTTATGGTAAAACCACGATCATTGCCGGAAGTTTTGGTAAAATAGGCGCCGCAATTTTCGCTACGAAAGCAGCGATGAAATCTGGAAGTGGATTAACGTTTATTCTGGCTCCAAAATGTGGTTATGAAATTTTGCAAAGCAATTGTCCTGAAGCCATGTTTGTGCCTGGCGGACAGAATGATATTACGGCTTTTCCGATTGAACGGGATTCCGTGGTTGGCATTGGTTCAGGTATGGGAACTCATGACAAAACAGAGATAGCATTTTTAAAATTTCTAAAAAACGGTATTAAACCATTGGTTTTGGATGCGGATGCGTTAAATATTCTTGCGAAAAATCCCAGTTACTTGTCATTTATTCCGGAGAATTCAATTATTACTCCTCATCCGAAAGAGTTTGAAAGGCTTTTCGGAAAGACTAAAAATTCTTTTGAAAGATTAATTTTAGCCCGGGAAAAAGCTTTAGCACTTAAAATTTTTATTGTCTTAAAAGATCATCATACCCAAATCATCACACCCGGAAAGCAAATTTTTTATAATAGTACTGGAAATTCCGGAATGGCAAAAGGCGGAAGTGGAGATGCCCTTTTGGGAATTATAACTTCTCTTTTAGCACAAAATTATTCGTCAGAGGATGCCGCGATTTTTGGCGTTTGGCTTCATGGAAAAGCAGGTGATTTCGCAGCTGCAAAGTATTCTAAGGAAGCAATGTTGCCGACGGATTTAATTGACCAGCTGGGAAATGTTTTCAAATTTCTAGCATAA
- the lgt gene encoding prolipoprotein diacylglyceryl transferase has translation MLTLLYTTWDPSTGIHLGPVTLHFYSLMFIFAFGLGYFLMTKIYTIDKVNLKYVEPLFTWTLIGTILGARLGHVIFYQPELFKEDFWSVFLPIRTKPTLEFTGFSGLASHGATIALIFTTLYYSFKIIKKNPFWVYDRIGIPVALGGAFVRIGNFFNSEIIGKPAPESSPFAILFPQQSSEYGAIVPRYPTQLFEATGYFLLFILLWILYRYTRKKYQQGWLFGLFFILLWAIRFFVEYLKEPQGDEFIHFAGLNTGQILSIPFMIAGVVIMLTSKNRMITEAENEKPD, from the coding sequence ATGCTGACATTATTATACACAACTTGGGATCCGTCAACAGGAATACATTTAGGTCCGGTTACGCTTCATTTTTATAGTTTGATGTTTATTTTCGCCTTTGGATTAGGTTATTTTCTAATGACGAAAATTTACACCATCGATAAAGTCAATCTCAAATATGTAGAACCTCTGTTCACCTGGACTTTGATCGGAACCATATTGGGTGCTAGATTAGGACACGTGATTTTTTATCAACCAGAACTTTTCAAAGAGGATTTTTGGTCGGTATTTCTACCAATCAGGACAAAACCGACGTTAGAATTCACTGGATTCTCAGGATTAGCAAGTCATGGAGCAACTATCGCTTTAATCTTTACAACGCTTTATTATTCTTTTAAAATTATCAAGAAGAATCCTTTTTGGGTTTATGACCGCATTGGAATTCCGGTTGCGCTCGGCGGTGCATTCGTAAGAATTGGGAATTTCTTCAACTCCGAGATCATTGGTAAACCAGCACCGGAAAGTTCACCTTTTGCGATTCTGTTTCCACAGCAAAGCTCTGAATATGGTGCAATTGTTCCGCGCTACCCAACTCAATTATTTGAAGCTACCGGATACTTTTTACTATTCATTCTACTTTGGATTTTATACCGCTATACCCGCAAAAAATACCAGCAAGGCTGGCTATTCGGTTTGTTCTTCATCCTATTATGGGCGATACGTTTCTTTGTAGAATACTTAAAAGAACCTCAAGGTGATGAATTTATCCATTTTGCAGGCTTAAACACCGGGCAGATCTTGTCAATACCTTTTATGATTGCAGGAGTAGTGATTATGCTGACTTCAAAAAACAGGATGATTACAGAAGCTGAAAATGAAAAACCTGATTAA
- the yidD gene encoding membrane protein insertion efficiency factor YidD: MFNKIISFPLIVLIRFYQWFISPLLPKNCRYEPTCSSYMIEALKIHGPIKGLWLGSKRIARCHPWGGEGYDPVPPKNQ, translated from the coding sequence ATGTTCAATAAAATCATCTCTTTTCCACTGATTGTGCTGATCAGATTTTATCAATGGTTCATTTCACCTTTGTTACCAAAAAACTGCCGGTATGAGCCAACTTGTTCCAGTTACATGATCGAAGCGCTCAAAATTCATGGCCCAATTAAAGGATTATGGCTGGGTTCTAAAAGAATAGCAAGATGCCATCCGTGGGGCGGAGAAGGCTACGACCCTGTTCCACCGAAAAATCAATAA
- a CDS encoding replication-associated recombination protein A: MNSNSPLAEKLRPKTLDEVLGQEHLTGKNGPIRKMLENDTLNSLIFWGPPGTGKTTLAEIISETSRRKFYKLSAVSSGVKDVREVIDEAKRQNLFSGKSPILFIDEIHRFNKSQQDSLLHAVEKGWVVLMGATTENPSFEIVSALLSRSQVYVLKALDYEKLEELIAISLNQYNNLEKTDFSIEDHEALIQYSGGDARKLINAVENVLNQFKNSDKKEINNQDVLSVLQETMALYDKNGEQHYDIISAFIKSMRGSDPNGAVYWLARMLVGGEDIKFIARRMLILASEDIGLANPNALVIANNCFQAVNVIGNPEARILLSETAVYLAVSPKSNSTYVAINDAIANVKKTGNLPVPLHLRNAPTKLMKDLNYGKDYGYAHSHEGNFVDLEFLPEEIIGTQFYKPGANATENKIAEQLKKKWKDKY, encoded by the coding sequence TTGAATTCAAATTCTCCTCTTGCTGAAAAACTGCGACCGAAAACTTTAGATGAAGTTTTGGGGCAGGAACATTTAACAGGTAAGAATGGACCAATTCGTAAGATGTTAGAGAATGATACTTTGAATTCCTTAATTTTTTGGGGTCCACCTGGTACCGGAAAAACAACTCTGGCAGAAATAATCTCTGAAACATCACGAAGAAAATTCTATAAACTTTCCGCAGTTTCAAGTGGAGTCAAGGATGTACGGGAAGTGATTGACGAGGCGAAAAGACAAAATTTGTTCTCAGGAAAATCACCAATTTTGTTCATTGATGAGATTCACCGTTTCAATAAATCACAACAGGATTCATTGCTTCATGCAGTAGAAAAAGGATGGGTCGTTTTGATGGGTGCAACTACTGAAAATCCAAGTTTTGAAATTGTTTCTGCATTGCTTTCCCGGTCTCAAGTCTATGTGTTGAAGGCTTTGGATTATGAAAAACTGGAAGAACTGATTGCTATTTCATTAAATCAATATAATAATCTTGAGAAAACAGATTTTAGTATAGAGGATCATGAAGCGCTTATTCAATATTCAGGAGGAGATGCTCGTAAGTTGATTAATGCCGTCGAAAATGTGTTAAATCAATTTAAAAATTCTGATAAGAAAGAAATTAACAATCAAGATGTGCTCTCGGTTTTACAAGAAACTATGGCGCTTTATGATAAAAATGGAGAGCAACATTATGATATAATCTCTGCATTCATTAAATCGATGCGTGGATCTGATCCTAATGGCGCGGTTTATTGGCTAGCGAGAATGTTGGTTGGTGGTGAAGATATTAAATTTATTGCCAGAAGAATGCTCATTTTGGCCTCAGAAGATATTGGTTTGGCAAATCCGAATGCATTGGTTATTGCAAATAATTGTTTTCAGGCAGTTAATGTAATTGGGAATCCTGAAGCCAGAATTTTATTGAGTGAGACCGCTGTTTATTTGGCGGTTTCTCCAAAGAGTAATTCTACCTATGTAGCTATTAATGATGCGATTGCCAACGTTAAAAAAACTGGAAACTTACCTGTTCCTTTGCATTTAAGAAATGCGCCAACAAAGTTAATGAAGGATCTAAATTACGGCAAAGATTATGGTTATGCTCACTCTCACGAAGGTAACTTTGTAGATTTAGAATTTTTACCGGAAGAGATTATTGGAACTCAGTTTTATAAACCAGGTGCTAATGCCACGGAGAATAAAATTGCGGAGCAACTGAAAAAGAAATGGAAAGACAAATATTAA